From Oryctolagus cuniculus chromosome 17, mOryCun1.1, whole genome shotgun sequence, a single genomic window includes:
- the C17H17orf58 gene encoding UPF0450 protein C17orf58 homolog isoform X1 → MTARALWLLCLLVGSAPEAPGLERKVSPPRDRKPDPSGVRGAEVTPGPRGQPVPEAPRRPRAADTAPRAWPDPRRRKAPPPAENRAGFREATRAPAGPPAPRLAQADNRPSPRRARARALRFPAARRAAEAPNGHAHPNRPRAAAPPPGPAPAPPPPRSDPEPGAEPCARACRADADEREAFCASEFAVNGIVHDVDVLGTGVRLVTLLVDRDGLYKMSRLYVAPDGFFFRVHILALDVSSCHKPCPELKPGSRYIVMGHIYHKRRQLPAALLQVLRGRLRPGDGLLGTGSGYAKRFNRRRAGRVQGAALTQCP, encoded by the exons TGTCGCCGCCTCGCGACAGAAAGCCCGACCCCAGCGGCGTCCGGGGAGCCGAGGTGACGCCGGGTCCCCGGGGGCAGCCGGTCCCCGAAGCCCCCCGGCGGCCGCGCGCGGCGGACACCGCCCCCCGCGCCTGGCCCGACCCCCGCCGCCGGAAGGCCCCGCCACCCGCCGAGAACCGGGCCGGCTTCCGGGAGGCCACGCGCGCGCCCGCCGGCCCgccggccccgcggctcgcgCAGGCCGACAACCGCCCGTCGCCGCGGCGCGCGCGCGCCCGGGCCCTGCGCTTCCCGGCCGCGCGGCGCGCCGCCGAGGCCCCCAACGGCCACGCCCACCCCAACCGGCCGcgcgccgccgccccgcccccggggcccgcgcccgcgccgccgccgccgcggagcGACCCCGAGCCCGGCGCCGAGCCCTGCGCGCGCGCCTGCCGGGCGGACGCGGACGAGCGGGAGGCGTTCTGCGCCAGCGAGTTCG CCGTGAACGGGATCGTGCACGACGTGGACGTGCTGGGCACGGGCGTCCGGCTGGTGACGCTGCTGGTGGACCGCGACGGGCTGTACAAGATGAGCCGCCTGTACGTCGCGCCCGACGGGTTTTTCTTCCGCGTGCACATCCTCGCCCTGGACGTCTCCAGCTGCCATAAGCCGTGCCCAGAGCTGAAGCCTG GCAGCAGGTACATCGTGATGGGCCACATCTACCACAAGAGGCGGCAGCTGCCCGCAGCCCTGCTGCAGGTCCTGCGAGGGCGCCTGCGGCCGGGAGACGGGCTGCTCGGCACCGGCAGCGGCTACGCGAAGAGGTTTAACCGCCGGCGGGCCGGGCGCGTTCAGGGCGCGGCTCTCACCCAGTGCCCCTGA
- the C17H17orf58 gene encoding UPF0450 protein C17orf58 homolog isoform X2 has protein sequence MTARALWLLCLLVGSAPEAPGLERKVSPPRDRKPDPSGVRGAEVTPGPRGQPVPEAPRRPRAADTAPRAWPDPRRRKAPPPAENRAGFREATRAPAGPPAPRLAQADNRPSPRRARARALRFPAARRAAEAPNGHAHPNRPRAAAPPPGPAPAPPPPRSDPEPGAEPCARACRADADEREAFCASEFAVNGIVHDVDVLGTGVRLVTLLVDRDGLYKMSRLQQVHRDGPHLPQEAAAARSPAAGPARAPAAGRRAARHRQRLREEV, from the exons TGTCGCCGCCTCGCGACAGAAAGCCCGACCCCAGCGGCGTCCGGGGAGCCGAGGTGACGCCGGGTCCCCGGGGGCAGCCGGTCCCCGAAGCCCCCCGGCGGCCGCGCGCGGCGGACACCGCCCCCCGCGCCTGGCCCGACCCCCGCCGCCGGAAGGCCCCGCCACCCGCCGAGAACCGGGCCGGCTTCCGGGAGGCCACGCGCGCGCCCGCCGGCCCgccggccccgcggctcgcgCAGGCCGACAACCGCCCGTCGCCGCGGCGCGCGCGCGCCCGGGCCCTGCGCTTCCCGGCCGCGCGGCGCGCCGCCGAGGCCCCCAACGGCCACGCCCACCCCAACCGGCCGcgcgccgccgccccgcccccggggcccgcgcccgcgccgccgccgccgcggagcGACCCCGAGCCCGGCGCCGAGCCCTGCGCGCGCGCCTGCCGGGCGGACGCGGACGAGCGGGAGGCGTTCTGCGCCAGCGAGTTCG CCGTGAACGGGATCGTGCACGACGTGGACGTGCTGGGCACGGGCGTCCGGCTGGTGACGCTGCTGGTGGACCGCGACGGGCTGTACAAGATGAGCCGCCT GCAGCAGGTACATCGTGATGGGCCACATCTACCACAAGAGGCGGCAGCTGCCCGCAGCCCTGCTGCAGGTCCTGCGAGGGCGCCTGCGGCCGGGAGACGGGCTGCTCGGCACCGGCAGCGGCTACGCGAAGAGGTTTAA